From the genome of Vicia villosa cultivar HV-30 ecotype Madison, WI linkage group LG2, Vvil1.0, whole genome shotgun sequence, one region includes:
- the LOC131649958 gene encoding uncharacterized protein LOC131649958 translates to MVIFKEAMPCNDQWYLDSGCSTHMMGRKYWIVTINHVVKNKVKLADKTIIAAKDTDDVSIERRDDTSSLIKNVLYILGIKGYHSTSGYKLYDTENRMIVISQDVIFNKIKQLQQPVTSKLVTGYNSEKSIYVKLESAELALVEARIDKKVRRSARQRGLPQRLTKLRWELVDIPEGKKQRHMLENFKKFEVEHCNAAVTSAEPMLQLSKNEDEQDVNPTQYRRLIGSLRYSCNTRLDFVSRFIERSKVSHLAAVKRILRYVKGSISCGILFPAMDTCRKCNVFDFTNSNWCGDKDVRKSTVGYIFMFSETPISWCLKKKPVITLFTCEDEYITVSLCV, encoded by the exons ATGGTGATTTTTAAAGAAGCAATGCCATGCAATGATCAATGGTATTTGGACTCTGGATGTTCTACTCATATGATGGGAAGGAAATATTGGATTGTCACAATAAATCATGTTGTGAAAAACAAAGTGAAGTTGGCGGATAAGACCATTATAGCGGCGAAAGATACCGATGATGTATCAATCGAGAGAAGGGATGATACAAGTTCTTTGATAAAGAATGTGTTGTACATTCTCGGAATCAAGG GGTATCACTCTACTAGTGGTTATAAGTTGTATGATACGGAAAACAGAATGATTGTGATTAGCCAAGAcgtcattttcaacaaaatcaagcaattgcaGCAACCGGTTACCAGCAAGCTGGTAACTGGTTACAATAGTGAAAAATCAATTTATGTAAAGTTGGAAAGTGCAGAACTAGCACTTGTTGAAGCCCGAATTGACAAAAAAGTGAGAAGATCAGCAAGGCAAAGAGGTTTGCCTCAAAGATT AACAAAACTTAGGTGGGAGTTGGTTGATATACCGGAAGGAAAGAAGCAAAGGCATATGCTTGAGAATTTTAAGAAGTTTGAAGTGGAGCATTGTAATGCTGCCGTTACGTCGGCTGAACCGATGCTGCAATTGTCGAagaatgaggatgagcaagatgttaaTCCAACTCAGTATAGGAGGCTGATTGGATCCTTGCGTTACTCGTGCAATACGCGGCTGGATTTTGTGAGTAGATTCATAGAGAGATCGAAAGTGTCTCACTTGGCAGCAGTCAAGAGGATTCTAAGATACGTAAAAGGATCTATTAGTTGCGGAATTCTCTTTCCCGCAATGGACACATGCAGAAAATGCAATGTGTTCGATTTTACCAATTCTAATTGGTGCGGAGATAAAGATGTTAGAAAATCTACAGttggatacatctttatgttcAGTGAAACACCAATCTCGTGGTGTTTAAAGAAGAAACCTGTAATAACACTCTTTACTTGTGAGGACGAGTACATTACCGTTTCGTTATGTGTGTGA
- the LOC131646756 gene encoding histone H2A.Z-specific chaperone CHZ1-like, with protein sequence METPSSTTRFTNTIPLSRKFEDSEKTMSKSKPQQQQDRCALMDMTNDSPIVGLANGGNLDTPSAKPKASRVKNTPGSGEALLRGQAKTLMQMVQEEALDDGLPSINSSVVHQQQSLSQVVNMEEDEKYEIAKSLDFSEKSQVSEECNSEVSYQEITTQGSCVGSCSVDDDASIWSMQVNESINDEDDVEDEIAEEDDNEDDEDEEDYYDAGEEEYECGFGLDELCEGLNKVNVNEKAVPKFAGKHTRFVYDSDDEIVKEEEDESVDESNVLRLKGLPTPKGKHLRFSEEEEEGKI encoded by the exons ATGGAAACCCCATCATCCACAACCAGATTCACCAACACCATTCCACTCTCAA GAAAATTCGAGGATTCCGAAAAGACTATGTCGAAATCAAAGCCACAACAACAGCAAGATCGATGTGCATTGATGGACATGACCAACGATTCACCGATCGTCGGCCTCGCCAACGGTGGCAATCTTGACACACCGTCGGCGAAGCCTAAGGCTAGCCGAGTGAAGAACACGCCGGGTTCCGGCGAAGCCTTGCTGAGAGGTCAAGCCAAGACTCTCATGCAGATGGTGCAAGAAGAGGCTCTGGATGATGGGTTGCCTTCAATCAACTCTTCTGTTGTTCATCAACAACAATCACTTTCTCAG GTGGTGaatatggaggaagatgaaaagtATGAGATAGCAAAATCGTTGGATTTCTCTGAGAAATCTCAAGTTTCTGAAGAATGCAACTCTGAGGTGAGTTATCAGGAGATAACAACACAAGGAAGCTGTGTTGGAAGCTGCAGTGTTGATGATGATGCTTCTATCTGGTCAATGCAAGTGAATGAAAGCatcaatgatgaagatgatgtggAGGATGAGATAGCTGAGGAAGATGATAATGAGGATGATGAGGATGAAGAGGACTATTATGATGCtggtgaagaagaatatgaaTGTGGTTTTGGGCTTGATGAACTGTGTGAAGGGTTGAACAAGGTGAATGTGAATGAAAAGGCGGTTCCCAAATTTGCTGGGAAACATACAAGGTTTGTTTATGACAGTGATGATGAGAttgtgaaagaagaggaagatgaaaGTGTTGATGAGTCTAATGTGTTGCGTTTGAAGGGATTGCCAACGCCGAAAGGGAAACATCTTCGTTTTTCTGAGGAGGAGGAAGAGGGAAAAATCTGA